The sequence CCCGCCGCCGGCTGGCCTGCTGGCTCATGGGGTCGCAACCGTCCCTGCGCGCTCAGCTGCTGGCCGCGCTGGCCACGCTGCTGCTTCCCCTGGGGGCCGTGCTGCTCATCGCCCTGCCCACCTACATGAACCGCAGGTTCGACGCCATCGAACGTAGCCAGGTCACGCAGTTCACGAACATCGCCCGCTTCAACCTGAACGCCGAGCAGGAACGCGTCAGTCTGTTCGTTCTGAATTTCAGCCTCTGGACTGAAACCTTCGAGTACGCCGCCGGCCGCAACCCCCGGTACCTCAGTGCCAACCTCGTGCCGGGCACGTTCATCGGCGGTAAGGTCGACTACTGGGGTGTGGCGGCGCCCAGCGGGCAGGTCATCTCCGCCGCCACGCTGCGCGGCGGGCGGATCATCAGCGCCGGGCCGACCGTCCGGGCGTTCCTGGCGGCCCTGCCGCGCCCCATGCCCAGCGGGGGCGCCACCGGCCTGGTGCGCCTCGGCCAGGAGGCGTACATCCTGGCCGGGCGGCCCATTACTCGCGACGACGGCAGCGGCCGCGGCGGCGTGATGCTGCTCGCGCGGCGCGTCACGCCCGGCGTGCTGAGCGACATCATCTACGATGACGACCTGTTCAGCGTGGCGCTGCGCCCCGCGGCCACGGCCAGCACCGAGGTGCGCCTCCTGGACCGCACCGCCATGGCCGTCTCGCCCCTGAACGCGCCGGCCGGCCCGCCGCAGCTCGCGGTGGAACTCCGCATTCCGCGCGCCGTGCACGCCGCCGGGCTGGAGAGCACACATCAGCTGCGGGCCGTGATGGTTCTCACCAGCCTCGCGGCCGTGCTGAGCCTCACCCTGTTCCTGAACCGGCGCGTACTGAGTGTCCTTGAAGGCTACAAGCGGGACACGCAGCGCATCGCCCTGGACCCCGCCCACCGCCTGGACGCCCGCGATTCCACCGAGCTGGGCGTCCTGGGACGCACCATCAACCACCTGCTTGATCACCTGCATGAACGCGAAGCGCAACTGCTTGAACGCTCCCGGCGTGACGAACTGACCGGCGCCTACACCCGCAGCGGCCTGCTGGAACGACTCGATCATCACAGCGTCGTGCGCGGCGCCCTGCTGATTGAGGTGCCGCGCCTTCAGGAACTCAGCGGCCTGTACGGCAGCGACGCGGTCGACACGCTGCTGCGTGAACTCGCCCGCCGGCTGCACGCCGTGGGGGACGGACACCTGGTGGCGAGGCTCTCCACGAGCAGCCTCGCCCTCATCACCCTGACCGACCCCCTGGCGCCCCGGACGCTGCTGCGCACCCTGGAACGCCCCCTGGCCTTCCGGGACGGTGAGGTGAGCCTCACGCTGAGCGCCGGGTACGCCGCCGCCCCTCACGGCGTCTCCATCACGGCCCTGCTGCGCCAGGCGAACATTGCCCTGCAGCACGCCCTGGATCAGGAGGAGCCCCTCGGGGTGTTCAACGACGCCATGCTGGAACGCAGTCACTACGGGCATCAGCTTCAGACGCAGCTTCAGGGCGCGCAGGACCGCGGGGAATTGTCGCTGCTGTACCAGCCGATCTGCGACCTGCAGACCGGCGAGTGGACGGCCCTGGAGGCGCTGCTGCGCTGGCAGCATCCGCAGCTGGGTCCGGTGCCGCCCACGACGTTCATTCCCATCGCCGAGCGTTCCGGCGTAATTCACGCCCTGGGCGACTGGGTGATCCGCACCGCCCTTCGCGAGACATACGCGGCGGGGGCTGTCCCGGGTGGGCGCATCAACGTGAACGTCAGCCCCCTGCAGCTGCTCGCGCCGGACTTTGCGCAGCAGGTGCTGAACCTCCTGCGCGAGGAAGGGGCCGCGCCGCAGCGCCTCACAGTGGAAGTCACCGAGAGCACCGTCATGCAGAATGTGGACCTTGCCCGCGCCCATCTGCACGCGCTGCGCGCCGCGGGCGTGCACGTCGCGCTCGACGACTTCGGCAGTGGTCATTCCAGCCTGTCGTTGCTGGCTGATCTGCCGCTCGACACCGTGAAGCTCGACCGGACGTTCCTGCGGGACGCCGTCTCCGGCGGGCCGCGCCTCGCCCTGCTGAGCAACAGCATCCACCTGGCCCGGGACCTGAACCTGCGCACGGTGGTCGAAGGCGTGGAGGACGAGGCCATGCTGAACCTGCTGCGTCACCTGGGCTGTGACGCCGTGCAGGGCTATCACATCCTGCGCCCCTCACCCCTGTCGGAACTCCGGCGCTCCCCCCCGCGCTAGGGCGGCGGTCAGTCCGGCGCGCCGTCGCCCGGGCGGGCCACCAGCGCCCGGCCCGCGCCGCGCAGGGTCACCGGGCTGGCCGAGGCGGGCAGCAACGCGGTGCCGTAGAGGCCCAGGGTCAGGCTCTGCCCGTCAGCGTCGAGCGTCAGTTCACCGTCGACCACGGTGATCAGCGCGAAGCTGGGTCCGCCCGGGAGGGTCGTTCCCCCGCGCGCACCTTCCAGGGTGAATGGCCCGCACCGCACGAGTTCACCCAGGCCGCCCGTCTCGCCGGCCCGCCGCCACTGCGCGCGCCGGTCGGCGCGCGTCACCTGCACCGACTCGTCCAGATGCAGCGTCCGGCCTGCGCTGGCCGGCCGGTCCCAGTCGTACACCCGGTACGTGGTGTCACTCGCCTGCTGCACCTCGTACAGCAGCAGGCCCGGTCCCAGCGCGTGCAGCGTTCCTGCCGGAATGAAGAGGGTGTCGCCCACCTGCGGCCGGTGCCGTTCGGTCAGGTTCAGGACGTTGCCTGCCCGGATGGCGTGCGCCAGGGCCTCCGGCGCCGTGCCGGGGGTGACGCCCGCAAGCAGGGTCGCGTCCGGCTCCACGCGCAGGAAATGCCACGCCTCGGTCTTGCCGCGCTCACCGGGCCCGACCATCGCCCGCGCCTGTTCGTCGTTCGGGTGCACCTGCACGCTCAGCCAGTCCCGGCAGTCCAGCAGCTTGATCAGGAGCGGGAACCCCTCGCCGGGCGCAAGGGCCGGGCCCAGCAGGGCCTGGGGGGCGGCGTGCAGGAGGGCATTCACGGTCTGCCCGGCATGCGGGCCGCTGGCGATGACGCTCTGCCCGTCGGCGATCCACGCCTCCCCGACCGGCGTGCCGTTGACCGGCGGCGCGAGCTGCTCACCGCCCCACACGCGCGCGTGGTACCGGGGAACGAGGGGCAGGACAGCAGGCAGGGAAGACTGGGTCACGGCGCACTCCTGGGCGGTCCCGGCGGGGATGCAGTCCGGGCCGCGGCCCGCAGTGTACCGGGCGCCGCGCCGGGTGCAGGTGGGGGCGTCCGGCGCGGCTCGCTGGGCAGTCTGCGTGCGCCGCCCAGCCTCCGGGGCAGACGCAGGAGCGGCGCCTCCGGGTCCGTCCGGAAGCGCCGCCGCGACAGGGCTCAGGTCAGCTGCGCGCGGGCGGCCTCCTGAAGCTGGCGCCAAGCGACCTTGCCGGTGGGGCTGCGCGGGAGGGTGTCTACGAACTGCCAGTCGCGCGGCACCTTGTACGGGGCCATCTGTTCACGCGCCCATTCCTGCAGGGCTTCAGGCGTGACGTCCACGCCGGGGCGGCGGACGATCAGCGCGCGGGCCCGTTCGCCGCTGCGCTCGTCCGGCACGCTGATCACGCAGGCTTCCTGCACCGCCGGGTGCCCGTGCAGGAGGTTCTCTACCTCTGCCGGCCAGACTTTCATGCCGGACACGTTCACCATGCGCTTGAGGCGGTCCGCGAAGAAGAAGTACCCCTCGTCGTCCATGTAGCCCAGGTCCCCCGTGCGGAAGAACTGCTGACCGTCCAGGTCCACGAACGCCTCGGCGGTGGCGTCCGGGCGGTTCCAGTAGCCCTGCATGACCTGCGGGCCGCGGATCACGATCTCACCGGTTTCGCCGGGCGGGAGTTCCCGGCGCGTGTCGATGTCCACCACGCGGGAGTCCACGTTGAACAGCGGAATGCCCAGGCACTGGAGTTTCTGCCGGCCTTTGGGGTTGCTGTGCGACTGCGCCATGGTCTCGGACAGGCCGTACCCTTCGAGGAACATGATGCCGGTCAGGTCCAGCAGGCGCTGACCGACCGAGGCGGGCAGGCTCGCGCCGCCCCCGGTGACGCTGCGCAGGGAGCTGAGGTCCTGCGGATTGAAGTTCGGGGAGGCCATCAGGTCGATCACCATGGTGGGCGTGTTCGTCCAGAGCGTCACGCCGTGGTCGCGAATCAGGGCGCGCGCCGCGTCACGGTCCCAGCGGGACATCACCACGACCTTCGCGCCGGTCGTCAGCGCAGACAGCAGGCTGTTGATGAAGCCCGTCACGTGGAAGAACGGCAGGGCCGCGAGGAAGACGTCCTCCACCGAGCCGTCCACCCACACGCCCGCCCCGAAGACGTTCGCCTGTACGCTGCGGTGCGTGTGCATGCAGCCTTTGGGCAGCCCGGTGGTGCCGGACGTGTACGGCATGACGCACAGGTCCTCTCCGGTCACGGGCGCTTCCGGGGCAGGCGCGGCCTGCAGGGCCTCGTCCAGGGTCACGTCGCTGCCCTGCAGGTCCGGCGTGACGTCCAGACCGTCGGGCAGCGGCACGCCGTCCGCGCTGGCCGCGCCGCGCATGACGTTCGCCACGACCGCGTGCCCCAGCCCCGCCTGCCGCGCCCGCTCGTATAGTTCGGCGCCCACGACGCCCACGCGGATGCCGGCGTCCTGCAGGAAGAAGCCGAACTCACGCGCCTGCAGCATCGGGGCGAGCGGCACGACCACGGCGCCCAGCTGCCACGCCGCGAACGCGCTGATGGCCCACTCCGGGCTGTTCTGCAGCCACACGGCCACGCGGTCGCCGCGCTGCACGCCCTGCGCGGCGAGGTGACCGGCGAGGCGCGTGGCCTGCTCGTGCAGCTGCGCGTACGTCCAGGTGCGCCCGTAGTGCCACAGGGCGACCTTGTCGGGGTAGCGTTCGGCGCTGACGCGGAGGTTGTGCATCAGGCCGGTGCGCGGCAGGGTCAGGGTGCGGGGCTTGCCTGCGGGCCAGTAACGGGTGGGAGCAGTCTGGGTCATGCGTGAAAACCTCCGGATGAACGGGTTGGGAACGCCGCGCAGCCGCTGGGGCCGCTCACGGCGCAGGGGTGGGTTGTGGAGGGCCTGAGCATAGCGCGAAACGCTCCGGCGGGGCGGCGCGGGGGCGCGGCAGGCGAAAAGCGGAGTTTGTCCGTCTCACACGCAGGAATTAAAGCTCTGGTGAAAACCCCCTCCAGGACGGCGTTTTTTGTTTGGCTGCGGCGGGAAGATCGTGCTGGAGGGCGTTCCCTGACGTGCCCCCTCTTCCCATCCGTGCAGGCGTATGTCATGCTGCTCACCATGACCAAAAAGTCTGCGAAAGCCCCCGCCAAGAAGCCCGCTGCCAAAGCTGCTGCCGCGCCGAAAGCTGCCCCCAGGAAGGCCGCTGGTGAAAGCAGCAAGGTCGCCAAGACCCAGCTCGTGGAACTGGTCGCCGACAAGACCGGCCTGACCAAGAAGCAGAGCGAGGAAGCCGTGAGCGCCATGCTGGACGTCATCGTGGGCGCCATCAAGGGCGGCCAGAGCGTCGGTCTGCCCGGCCTGGGCACCCTGAGCGTCAAGGGCA is a genomic window of Deinococcus taeanensis containing:
- a CDS encoding HU family DNA-binding protein, which produces MLLTMTKKSAKAPAKKPAAKAAAAPKAAPRKAAGESSKVAKTQLVELVADKTGLTKKQSEEAVSAMLDVIVGAIKGGQSVGLPGLGTLSVKGTAARTGVRPGTSEKIQIPAGKKVAFKVASTLKGNL
- a CDS encoding putative bifunctional diguanylate cyclase/phosphodiesterase, producing the protein MTRRRLACWLMGSQPSLRAQLLAALATLLLPLGAVLLIALPTYMNRRFDAIERSQVTQFTNIARFNLNAEQERVSLFVLNFSLWTETFEYAAGRNPRYLSANLVPGTFIGGKVDYWGVAAPSGQVISAATLRGGRIISAGPTVRAFLAALPRPMPSGGATGLVRLGQEAYILAGRPITRDDGSGRGGVMLLARRVTPGVLSDIIYDDDLFSVALRPAATASTEVRLLDRTAMAVSPLNAPAGPPQLAVELRIPRAVHAAGLESTHQLRAVMVLTSLAAVLSLTLFLNRRVLSVLEGYKRDTQRIALDPAHRLDARDSTELGVLGRTINHLLDHLHEREAQLLERSRRDELTGAYTRSGLLERLDHHSVVRGALLIEVPRLQELSGLYGSDAVDTLLRELARRLHAVGDGHLVARLSTSSLALITLTDPLAPRTLLRTLERPLAFRDGEVSLTLSAGYAAAPHGVSITALLRQANIALQHALDQEEPLGVFNDAMLERSHYGHQLQTQLQGAQDRGELSLLYQPICDLQTGEWTALEALLRWQHPQLGPVPPTTFIPIAERSGVIHALGDWVIRTALRETYAAGAVPGGRINVNVSPLQLLAPDFAQQVLNLLREEGAAPQRLTVEVTESTVMQNVDLARAHLHALRAAGVHVALDDFGSGHSSLSLLADLPLDTVKLDRTFLRDAVSGGPRLALLSNSIHLARDLNLRTVVEGVEDEAMLNLLRHLGCDAVQGYHILRPSPLSELRRSPPR
- a CDS encoding long-chain-fatty-acid--CoA ligase yields the protein MTQTAPTRYWPAGKPRTLTLPRTGLMHNLRVSAERYPDKVALWHYGRTWTYAQLHEQATRLAGHLAAQGVQRGDRVAVWLQNSPEWAISAFAAWQLGAVVVPLAPMLQAREFGFFLQDAGIRVGVVGAELYERARQAGLGHAVVANVMRGAASADGVPLPDGLDVTPDLQGSDVTLDEALQAAPAPEAPVTGEDLCVMPYTSGTTGLPKGCMHTHRSVQANVFGAGVWVDGSVEDVFLAALPFFHVTGFINSLLSALTTGAKVVVMSRWDRDAARALIRDHGVTLWTNTPTMVIDLMASPNFNPQDLSSLRSVTGGGASLPASVGQRLLDLTGIMFLEGYGLSETMAQSHSNPKGRQKLQCLGIPLFNVDSRVVDIDTRRELPPGETGEIVIRGPQVMQGYWNRPDATAEAFVDLDGQQFFRTGDLGYMDDEGYFFFADRLKRMVNVSGMKVWPAEVENLLHGHPAVQEACVISVPDERSGERARALIVRRPGVDVTPEALQEWAREQMAPYKVPRDWQFVDTLPRSPTGKVAWRQLQEAARAQLT
- a CDS encoding type I phosphomannose isomerase catalytic subunit, translating into MTQSSLPAVLPLVPRYHARVWGGEQLAPPVNGTPVGEAWIADGQSVIASGPHAGQTVNALLHAAPQALLGPALAPGEGFPLLIKLLDCRDWLSVQVHPNDEQARAMVGPGERGKTEAWHFLRVEPDATLLAGVTPGTAPEALAHAIRAGNVLNLTERHRPQVGDTLFIPAGTLHALGPGLLLYEVQQASDTTYRVYDWDRPASAGRTLHLDESVQVTRADRRAQWRRAGETGGLGELVRCGPFTLEGARGGTTLPGGPSFALITVVDGELTLDADGQSLTLGLYGTALLPASASPVTLRGAGRALVARPGDGAPD